A single genomic interval of Mustelus asterias chromosome 13, sMusAst1.hap1.1, whole genome shotgun sequence harbors:
- the LOC144502914 gene encoding apelin receptor A-like, which yields MDMEEGNGSDLMNSSYYDDDLPQPCDYTDWKHTSSVVPILYMLVFVFGLSGNGVVICTVWRSRTKRRSADIYIGNLALADLAFVVTLPLWAVYAALDYHWPFGWFLCKVSSYLVMINMYASVFCLSCLSFDRYLAIVHSLSSNKLRSRKTTLLSLMLIWLLAGLLALPALFLRRTKENQNQTTCAMDYIWVASESTEHFWIGGISLFASTMGFLLPFLLMSTFYCAIGNTITRHFQNVKKEEQKKKRLLKIITALVLVFAICWLPFHIIKTIDAFIWLEFIEVPPCPFDEFLHLAHPYATCVAYINSCLNPFLYAFFDQRFRSQCICVLRCSRLKKALHAPITSISSSMSNPTKSEAPSSATKV from the coding sequence ATGGATATGGAAGAGGGGAACGGCAGCGACCTGATGAACAGCTCCTATTACGATGATGATTTGCCGCAGCCGTGCGATTATACCGACTGGAAACACACGTCCTCGGTGGTTCCCATCCTCTACATGCTGGTGTTCGTCTTCGGGCTGTCCGGgaatggagtggttatctgcacAGTGTGGAGGTCCCGCACCAAGAGGAGATCTGCAGACATTTACATCGGGAACCTAGCCCTGGCTGACCTGGCCTTTGTGGTCACATTGCCTCTGTGGGCTGTGTATGCGGCTCTGGACTATCACTGGCCCTTTGGCTGGTTCCTCTGTAAGGTGAGCAGTTACCTGGTGATGATAAACATGTACGCCAGCGTCTTCTGCCTGAGCTGTCTCAGCTTTGACCGCTACCTGGCTATCGTGCACTCTCTGTCCAGTAACAAACTGCGCTCCAGGAAGACCACACTGCTGTCACTCATGCTGATCTGGCTGCTGGCCGGGCTCTTGGCTCTGCCAGCCTTATTCCTGCGCCGCACGAAGGAGAACCAGAACCAGACCACCTGTGCCATGGACTATATCTGGGTGGCCAGTGAAAGCACCGAGCATTTCTGGATTGGGGGCATTAGTCTGTTCGCCAGTACCATGGGCTTCCTCCTGCCTTTCCTCCTGATGTCCACCTTCTACTGTGCCATCGGCAACACCATCACCAGACACTTCCAGAATGTCAAGAAGGAGGAGCAGAAGAAGAAGCGCTTGCTGAAGATCATCACCGCCCTGGTCCTTGTCTTCGCCATCTGCTGGCTCCCTTTCCACATCATCAAGACCATTGACGCCTTCATCTGGCTGGAGTTCATCGAAGTCCCCCCCTGCCCCTTCGATGAATTCCTTCACCTGGCCCACCCTTACGCTACCTGTGTCGCCTATATCAACAGCTGCCTCAATCCCTTCCTCTACGCCTTCTTTGACCAGCGGTTCCGATCGCAGTGTATCTGTGTGCTGCGCTGTTCCAGGTTAAAGAAAGCTCTCCACGCCCCCATCACATCCATCTCTTCCAGTATGAGTAACCCCACAAAGAGCGAGGCTCCTTCCTCTGCCACTAAAGTCTAA